From Vigna unguiculata cultivar IT97K-499-35 chromosome 5, ASM411807v1, whole genome shotgun sequence, the proteins below share one genomic window:
- the LOC114185351 gene encoding F-box/kelch-repeat protein At5g15710 has translation MDCSGHSSKSGSGVCVAQPVENGGFGGDGRCCKHASPPRSGGSRNNSPMGRGGSRNTSPSRQKVVKTKPRGLDEETLATFGKVVHTDVQMEDNIWAMLPEDLLHEILARVPPFLIFRLRLVCKRWNSLLQDSSFLKFHSSVPSHGPCLLTFWKNTQIPQCSVFSLPLKTWYRIPFTFLPPWAFWLVGSSGGLVCFSGHDGLMFKTLVCNPLTQTWRALPSMHYNQQRQLILVVDRVDRSFKVIATSDIYGDKSLPTEVYDSKIDSWTIHQIMPAVNLCSSKMAYCDSRLYLETLSPLGLMMYRLDTGHWEHIPAKFPRSLLDGYLVAGTQKRLFLVGRIGLYSTLQSMRIWELDHTKFTWVEISRMPPKYFRALLRLSAERFECFGQDNLICFTSWNQGKGLLYDVDKKIWSWIGGCALQSYNNQVCFYDPRFDASIY, from the coding sequence GAGGTGCTGCAAGCATGCTTCCCCTCCAAGGAGTGGTGGGTCCAGGAATAATAGTCCAATGGGGCGGGGAGGGTCCAGGAACACGAGCCCTTCGCGGCAGAAGGTTGTTAAGACCAAGCCAAGGGGTTTGGATGAGGAAACTCTTGCCACATTTGGTAAGGTAGTGCATACCGATGTTCAAATGGAGGATAATATATGGGCAATGTTGCCCGAGGACTTGTTGCATGAGATCTTAGCTAGGGTGCCTCCGTTTCTAATTTTCCGGCTCCGATTGGTTTGTAAACGGTGGAATTCTCTGCTTCAAGATAGTAGTTTTCTCAAATTCCATTCCAGTGTGCCATCGCATGGACCATGTCTCCTTACATTTTGGAAGAACACGCAGATCCCACAGTGTTCGGTTTTCAGCTTACCACTGAAAACTTGGTATAGAATACCGTTCACTTTCTTGCCACCATGGGCATTCTGGTTAGTTGGATCTTCTGGTGGTCTTGTTTGCTTTTCTGGGCATGATGGACTAATGTTCAAGACTCTGGTGTGTAACCCCCTAACTCAAACTTGGAGGGCACTGCCCAGTATGCATTACAATCAACAAAGACAACTGATATTGGTTGTTGATCGGGTGGATCGGTCATTTAAAGTGATAGCCACGAGCGATATTTATGGTGACAAGTCATTGCCAACTGAAGTTTATGACTCAAAGATCGACAGTTGGACAATTCATCAGATTATGCCAGCAGTTAATCTCTGCTCTTCAAAAATGGCTTATTGTGACTCCAGATTGTACTTAGAAACCCTTTCACCGCTTGGTCTGATGATGTATAGATTAGACACAGGTCACTGGGAACATATTCCGGCTAAGTTCCCTCGATCATTGTTGGATGGTTATTTGGTTGCTGGTACCCAAAAGCGTCTTTTTCTTGTTGGAAGGATTGGCCTTTATAGTACTCTACAGAGTATGAGAATTTGGGAATTGGATCATACCAAATTTACGTGGGTGGAGATCAGTAGGATGCCCCCTAAGTATTTTCGTGCTTTGTTGAGATTATCAGCGGAGCGATTTGAATGCTTTGGGCAGGATAATTTAATCTGCTTCACGTCTTGGAACCAAGGGAAAGGTCTTCTATATGATGTGGATAAAAAGATCTGGTCATGGATTGGTGGGTGTGCTCTCCAGTCATACAACAATCAAGTTTGTTTCTATGACCCGAGGTTTGATGCTTCTATCTACTAA
- the LOC114185772 gene encoding uncharacterized protein LOC114185772 isoform X1 codes for MKRRNSEMKIITVLSTVLLGCLLVITVQGVSSVPTGTVEYKNKLGVAAQEEAFVRSEGGHVRKIGVGGKKFSREEVKYVADGEASKISGATYSDGICNDNDGLKPSESSPDQNNEAQKPKQYLKSSKFVIRRSVFSSTNPKSCSQDCNSVAPKSDLGSFSNPEQGISEEAAKSSGEKDETQRFSEAAKEIASLIYKDYKGKPSHRPPINNQEPRN; via the exons aTGAAAAGAAGAAACAGTGAGATGAAGATCATCACGGTGCTCTCCACAGTTTTACTAGGATGTCTCTTGGTCATCACTGTCCAAGGGGTTTCTTCAGTTCCAACAG GTACGGTAGAGTACAAAAACAAACTTGGAGTTGCTGCTCAAGAG GAAGCATTTGTGAGAAGTGAAGGTGGCCATGTGAGGAAGATAGGAGTTGGGGGAAAGAAATTTAGCAGAGAGGAAGTGAAATATGTTGCAGATGGAGAGGCTTCAAAGATTTCAGGTGCAACCTATTCTGATGGAATAT GTAACGATAATGATGGTTTGAAGCCTTCTGAATCATCACCAGATCAAAACAATGAGGCTCAG AAGCCAAAACAATATTTGAAATCCTCCAAATTTGTTATCCGAAGGAGTGTTTTCAGCAGCACGAACCCGAAGTCATGTTCACAAGATTGCAATTCTGTGGCACCTAAATCCGACTTAGGAAGTTTCTCAAATCCTGAACAAGGAATTTCTGAAGAAGCAGCAAAAAGTAGTGGTGAAAAAGACGAGACACAGAGATTTTCTGAGGCTGCAAAAGAGATTGCAAGTCTGATATATAAGGATTATAAGGGAAAACCAAGTCACAGGCCACCAATCAATAACCAAGAGCCTAGAAATTGA
- the LOC114185772 gene encoding uncharacterized protein LOC114185772 isoform X2: MKRRNSEMKIITVLSTVLLGCLLVITVQGVSSVPTGTVEYKNKLGVAAQEEAFVRSEGGHVRKIGVGGKKFSREEVKYVADGEASKISGNDNDGLKPSESSPDQNNEAQKPKQYLKSSKFVIRRSVFSSTNPKSCSQDCNSVAPKSDLGSFSNPEQGISEEAAKSSGEKDETQRFSEAAKEIASLIYKDYKGKPSHRPPINNQEPRN; the protein is encoded by the exons aTGAAAAGAAGAAACAGTGAGATGAAGATCATCACGGTGCTCTCCACAGTTTTACTAGGATGTCTCTTGGTCATCACTGTCCAAGGGGTTTCTTCAGTTCCAACAG GTACGGTAGAGTACAAAAACAAACTTGGAGTTGCTGCTCAAGAG GAAGCATTTGTGAGAAGTGAAGGTGGCCATGTGAGGAAGATAGGAGTTGGGGGAAAGAAATTTAGCAGAGAGGAAGTGAAATATGTTGCAGATGGAGAGGCTTCAAAGATTTCAG GTAACGATAATGATGGTTTGAAGCCTTCTGAATCATCACCAGATCAAAACAATGAGGCTCAG AAGCCAAAACAATATTTGAAATCCTCCAAATTTGTTATCCGAAGGAGTGTTTTCAGCAGCACGAACCCGAAGTCATGTTCACAAGATTGCAATTCTGTGGCACCTAAATCCGACTTAGGAAGTTTCTCAAATCCTGAACAAGGAATTTCTGAAGAAGCAGCAAAAAGTAGTGGTGAAAAAGACGAGACACAGAGATTTTCTGAGGCTGCAAAAGAGATTGCAAGTCTGATATATAAGGATTATAAGGGAAAACCAAGTCACAGGCCACCAATCAATAACCAAGAGCCTAGAAATTGA
- the LOC114185853 gene encoding calcium/calmodulin-regulated receptor-like kinase 2 yields the protein MVDQGDLVVICVSIGVALGILIACLVYFGIRWYNKRTHLSRSANEPSLTAIPIRTNGIGTSTDFSASLTSSVANYSSPNPPKKSHPAGWNHQSKDGFASVSGILKYSYKEIQKATQNFTNILGEGSFGTVYKAMIPTGEVVAVKMLAPNSKQGEKEFLTEVFLLGRLHHRNLVNLLGYCVDKGQLMLVYEFMSNGSLENLLYGEEKELSWDERLQIAADISHGVEYLHEGAVPPVVHRDLKSANILLDHSMRAKVSDFGLSKEEIFDGRNSGLKGTYGYMDPAYITSSKFTVKSDIYSFGIIIFELITAIHPHQNLMEYINLAAMDYDGVDGILDKQLVGKCNVEEVRQLAKIAHKCLHKSPRKRPSISEVSQAILGIKQRRLMKEENMSFASTNFSRSVSQIDEQQVELTSIITMNHREMG from the exons ATGGTTGATCAAGGTGATTTAGTTGTCATCTGTGTCTCTATTGGAGTGGCCCTTGGGATTTTGATAGCTTGCTTGGTATATTTTGGCATAAGGTGGTACAATAAGCGAACTCATCTAAGCCGATCTGCGAATGAGCCTAGTTTAACAGCTATCCCTATACGAACAAATGGAATAGGAACAAGCACTGATTTCAGTGCTTCACTCACCAGTTCCGTAGCCAATTATAGCTCACCAAATCCCCCAAAAAAATCACATCCAGCTGGGTGGAATCATCAGAGTAAAGATGGCTTTGCTTCTGTATCAGGCATTCTGAAGTATTCATACAA GGAAATTCAGAAGGCCACAcaaaatttcacaaatattttggGAGAAGGGTCATTTGGCACAGTTTATAAAGCCATGATTCCTACAGGAGAGGTGGTAGCTGTAAAGATGCTTGCGCCCAATTCCAAACAAGGGGAGAAAGAATTTCTAACGGAG GTGTTTCTGCTAGGAAGACTGCATCATCGGaatcttgtaaatttgttaggGTACTGCGTAGATAAAGGACAGCTTATGCTTGTTTACGAGTTCATGAGTAATGGAAGTTTAGAAAACCTTTTATATG GTGAAGAAAAAGAATTGAGTTGGGATGAAAGGCTGCAAATTGCTGCTGATATTTCACACGGAGTAGAATACCTTCATGAAGGG GCAGTACCACCTGTCGTCCATCGTGATTTGAAATCTGCTAATATTCTGCTAGATCACTCAATGCGAGCTAAG GTTTCTGATTTTGGGCTCTCAAAGGAAGAGATCTTTGATGGCCGTAATTCTGGCCTTAAAGGTACATATGGCTACATGGATCCAGCATACATTACCTCGAGCAAGTTCACAGTGAAGAGTGACATTTACAGTTTTGGTATAATAATTTTTGAGCTCATCACTGCCATCCACCCACATCAAAATTTGATGGAATATATCAACCTT GCTGCAATGGATTACGATGGTGTGGATGGGATTCTTGACAAGCAACTTGTGGGAAAATGCAACGTTGAGGAAGTGAGACAGCTTGCTAAAATTGCACACAAATGTTTGCACAAATCACCTAGGAAACGCCCCTCCATAAGTGAGGTTTCGCAGGCTATATTGGGGATTAAGCAAAGGCGTCTCATGAAAGAAGAGAACATGTCATTTGCAAGCACCAACTTCTCCCGAAGTGTGAGTCAAATAGATGAGCAACAGGTTGAATTAACTAGCATAATTACCATGAACCACAGGGAAATGGGGTGA
- the LOC114185886 gene encoding phosphatidylinositol 4-kinase gamma 7-like, with the protein MYPDLDTCVHDEMVVATFKGPPSECCENKKMERKPSGRRRVFVQTDTGCVLGMELDRCDNAHTVKRKLQVAFNVPTQESSLTCGDMVLKNDLSVVRNDSPLLLTKTFLHRSSSTPCLSPTGRDLQQRDQGGPIEVIGCSDMFAETKQLVKDIMKAIKVGIEPIPIHGGLGGAYFFRNSNGENVAIVKPTDEEPYAPNNPKGFVGKTLGQPGLKRSVRVGETGFREVAAYLLDHDHFANVPCTALVKVRHSIFNVNDRVNGSMHHNKKQISKIASLQQFIPHDFDASDHGTSSFPVAAVHRIGILDVRILNTDRHAGNLLVRKLEGSGRFDQVELFPIDHGLCLPESLEDPYFEWIHWPQASIPFSDDELDYIYNLDPFRDSDMLRMELPMIREACLRVLVLCTIFLKEAAAFGLCLAEIGEMMSREFQGHEEEPSELELICIETKKQLDQEELFSFEAEVVDKDVIQFELDCEYQDLNLNTKVEEKLSVMSPFQVGARNGVVRNTLCKLEESVMEEDETGSEGELPPLGGHEYNGVGNGVPNVSKLSLSVKNTRAGEKGWQPSGIKQKGGFLAGTSSGNTTVNDLPASSSFVKLTDMDEDRWNQFLENFPRLLIPAFFNCRQGNASKKQRQRLGTSCQF; encoded by the coding sequence ATGTATCCTGATTTGGACACCTGTGTACATGATGAGATGGTGGTCGCAACCTTCAAAGGACCTCCTAGCGAGTGTtgtgaaaataagaaaatggaaagaaagCCTTCTGGGAGAAGACGTGTATTTGTTCAGACTGATACTGGGTGTGTTTTGGGAATGGAATTAGATAGATGTGACAATGCCCATACTGTGAAAAGGAAATTGCAAGTTGCATTCAATGTTCCAACTCAGGAAAGCTCCCTTACATGCGGGGACATGGTCTTGAAGAATGACCTAAGTGTGGTTAGAAATGATTCTCCACTTCTTCTCACTAAGACTTTTTTACACAGGAGTTCATCTACTCCATGCCTTTCACCTACTGGCAGGGATCTTCAGCAGAGGGATCAGGGTGGGCCAATTGAGGTTATAGGTTGCTCAGATATGTTTGCAGAAACCAAACAACTGGTTAAGGATATTATGAAGGCAATAAAAGTTGGCATTGAACCAATTCCCATTCACGGTGGATTAGGTGGTGCATATTTTTTTCGGAATAGTAACGGTGAAAATGTTGCTATTGTGAAACCGACTGATGAGGAACCTTATGCACCAAACAACCCTAAAGGTTTTGTTGGCAAAACTCTTGGACAACCAGGACTGAAACGTTCAGTGAGGGTTGGGGAGACAGGTTTCAGAGAAGTTGCAGCTTACCTTCTCGACCATGATCATTTTGCGAATGTGCCCTGTACTGCCCTGGTGAAGGTCAGACATTCTATTTTTAACGTTAATGACAGGGTCAATGGTAGTATGCATCATAACAAGAAACAAATAAGCAAGATTGCATCACTACAGCAGTTCATTCCTCATGATTTTGATGCAAGTGATCATGGAACTTCTAGTTTCCCTGTTGCTGCTGTTCACAGGATTGGGATTTTGGATGTGCGAATTTTAAACACCGACAGACATGCAGGAAATCTTCTGGTCAGGAAGCTTGAAGGGTCTGGAAGGTTTGACCAGGTGGAGCTTTTTCCCATTGATCATGGTCTTTGTCTCCCTGAAAGTTTGGAAGATCCTTATTTTGAATGGATCCATTGGCCTCAGGCATCAATTCCTTTCTCAGATGACGAACTCGActacatatataatttagacCCATTTCGAGATTCAGACATGCTTAGAATGGAACTGCCCATGATTCGAGAAGCATGCTTGCGAGTTTTAGTTCTCTGCACAATCTTCCTCAAGGAAGCGGCAGCTTTTGGTCTTTGTCTAGCAGAGATTGGTGAAATGATGAGTAGGGAATTTCAGGGACACGAAGAAGAGCCTAGTGAGCTTGAGCTTATCTGTATTGAAACAAAGAAACAGTTAGATCAGGAagaattattttcttttgaagcAGAAGTAGTAGACAAGGATGTAATTCAGTTTGAGTTAGATTGTGAGTATCAGGATTTGAATTTGAATACAAAAGTAGAAGAGAAACTGTCCGTGATGTCACCTTTTCAAGTTGGAGCAAGAAATGGAGTCGTTAGGAACACACTTTGTAAACTAGAGGAGAGTGTGATGGAGGAGGACGAGACTGGAAGTGAAGGAGAGTTACCCCCTTTAGGTGGTCACGAATACAATGGTGTGGGAAATGGGGTGCCTAATGTTTCAAAGCTATCTTTGTCTGTGAAAAACACGAGAGCTGGTGAAAAAGGTTGGCAGCCATCGGGTATAAAGCAAAAGGGTGGCTTTTTAGCTGGTACCTCATCTGGAAATACAACTGTGAATGACTTGCCTGCAAGCTCAAGTTTCGTGAAGTTAACAGATATGGATGAAGACAGGTGGAATCAGTTTCTTGAGAATTTTCCGAGGCTGTTGATCCCAGCATTTTTTAATTGCAGACAAGGAAATGCGAGCAAGAAGCAGAGACAGAGACTTGGAACTTCATGCCAATTTTAG
- the LOC114185558 gene encoding O-fucosyltransferase 27 isoform X1 has product MKGELKMKSKMKWVGLFGLVLSAFSIFIHFLLARFTQMGAADYESSITIFSWRPIFEKPIPPTNSPSHRRLWGPVKRLESLYPDSNPQGNYADPVSQTNGFIFVRIRGGFHEIRNSICDVVVVARLLNATLAMPEIQSTTSSKGISSQFKSFAYLYNEEQFVLSLAKDITVVRTLPKELKGARRKKEIPVFRVPYSASPFYYFHHVLPVLKSHSVVELVVSEGGCLKATLPPDFEEYQRLRCRVSFHALKFRQEVQELSAKILQRLRAPGRPFIAFDPGMTRESLAYHGCAELFQDVHTELIQHKRSWMIKRGIVKGKLSINSAEERLKGSCPLMPEEIGTLLRAYGYSRDTIIYVSGGEVFGGQRTLIPLHAMFENVIDRTSLSTPWEMIRLYGQEVKLVDTPGPPPFTEEVTKRAAWKNAGPRPRPLPPPPARPKSYNIEGWWGWVAESDNEPDSTVMELRTNAHKLLWEAIDYVICVEADVFIPGFDLDGKGHPNFASLVMGHRLYQSAASKTFRPDRKEAAKLLDEIRQHMHHANRTWLESVRRHLTKTLLDGIIEASNKSKLQSFLSHPVPECSCLRRDSFEVSKNSSSPSTSQLWKALSVTRRCPAWMDSGPISLSKDKENEEVVDEDDSVSELFFRESAENHEGDAEVNNKEENQFEDQEDEGGDR; this is encoded by the exons ATGAAAGGGGAACTGAAAATGAAGTCAAAGATGAAATGGGTTGGCCTGTTTGGCCTCGTGCTCTCTGCTTTCTCTATCTTTATTCACTTCCTTCTTGCTAGATTCACTCAAATGGGTGCTGCAGACTATGAGTCCTCCATCACAATCTTCTCTTGGAGACCCATCTTCGAGAAACCGATTCCCCCCACAAAT AGTCCCTCTCATAGAAGATTATGGGGTCCGGTGAAGCGTCTTGAATCACTGTATCCGGATTCAAATCCGCAAGGAAATTATGCTG ATCCTGTTTCACAAACAAATGGATTTATTTTTGTTCGGATACGAGGTGGTTTTCATGAGATCAGGAATTCG ATATGTGATGTTGTTGTGGTTGCTCGACTCCTCAATGCTACATTAGCTATGCCTGAGATCCAATCAACAACCAGCAGCAAGGGAATAAG CTCTCAGTTCAAGAGTTTTGCATACCTATATAATGAAGAGCAATTTGTCCTATCATTAGCAAAAGACATCACTGTTGTAAGAACTCTTCCAAAAGAACTAAAAGGTGcaaggagaaagaaagagataccTGTCTTTAGAGTACCATATTCAGCATcacctttttattattttcatcatgttctCCCTGTATTAAAGTCACATTCGGTGGTTGAACTAGTTGTTTCAGAAGGTGGATGCTTGAAG GCCACTCTTCCTCCCGATTTTGAAGAATATCAAAGGTTGAGATGCAGAGTATCTTTTCACGCTCTTAAGTTTCGACAAGAAGTCCAGGAACTTTCTGCTAAGATTTTGCAGAG GTTACGAGCTCCTGGCCGTCCATTCATTGCATTTGACCCTGGCATGACTAGAGAATCTTTAGCATATCATGGTTGTGCTGAACTGTTCCAG GATGTACATACTGAACTTATTCAACACAAACGGTCTTGGATGATTAAACGTGGAATTGTCAAGGGGAAGCTTTCAATCAACTCGGCCGAAGAAAGACTAAAAGGCTCCTGTCCTTTAATGCCTGAGGAG ATTGGTACGCTTCTGCGTGCATATGGATACTCAAGGGATACGATTATATATGTATCTGGGGGAGAAGTCTTTGGTGGACAAAGGACATTGATCCCTCTTCATGCTATGTTCGAAAATGTTATTGATAGAACTTCTCTAAGCACTCCTTGGGAGATGATTAGGCTCTATGGGCAAGAGGTGAAGCTTGTTGATACTCCTGGACCACCACCTTTCACTGAAGAAGTAACAAAACGTGCAGCTTGGAAAAATGCAGGTCCACGTCCTCGCCCGCTTCCTCCGCCTCCAGCGAGGCCGAAATCATACAACATAGAAGGTTGGTGGGGTTGGGTTGCTGAGAGTGATAACGAGCCTGATAGTACAGTTATGGAACTGAGGACCAATGCCCATAAATTACTATGGGAGGCTATTGATTATGTGATTTGTGTTGAAGCTGATGTATTCATCCCTGGATTTGACCTTGACGGTAAGGGGCATCCAAATTTTGCTAGCTTGGTGATGGGCCACAGGCTATATCAGTCAGCAGCATCAAAGACATTTAGACCTGACAG AAAGGAAGCTGCTAAACTTCTAGATGAGATTCGGCAGCACATGCATCATGCAAACCGTACATGGTTAGAATCAGTTCGCAGGCATTTGACAAAAACATTACTTGATGGAATTATAGAAGCATCAAATAAATCAAAGCTACAATCCTTTCTCTCTCATCCAGTACCTGAATGCTCTTGTCTCCGGCGTGACTCCTTTGAAGTATCAAAGAATTCTTCTAGCCCTTCAACTTCCCAATTATGGAAAGCTCTCAGTGTCACTCGCCGGTGTCCCGCATGGATGGACAGCGGTCCAATTTCTCTATCGAAAGATAAGGAAAATGAAGAGGTTGTAGATGAGGATGATTCTGTATCCGAGTTATTCTTTAGAGAAAGTGCTGAAAATCATGAAGGTGATGCAGAAGTGAacaataaagaagaaaatcaatttgagGATCAAGAAGATGAGGGTGGGGATAGGTGA
- the LOC114185558 gene encoding O-fucosyltransferase 27 isoform X2 has product MPEIQSTTSSKGISSQFKSFAYLYNEEQFVLSLAKDITVVRTLPKELKGARRKKEIPVFRVPYSASPFYYFHHVLPVLKSHSVVELVVSEGGCLKATLPPDFEEYQRLRCRVSFHALKFRQEVQELSAKILQRLRAPGRPFIAFDPGMTRESLAYHGCAELFQDVHTELIQHKRSWMIKRGIVKGKLSINSAEERLKGSCPLMPEEIGTLLRAYGYSRDTIIYVSGGEVFGGQRTLIPLHAMFENVIDRTSLSTPWEMIRLYGQEVKLVDTPGPPPFTEEVTKRAAWKNAGPRPRPLPPPPARPKSYNIEGWWGWVAESDNEPDSTVMELRTNAHKLLWEAIDYVICVEADVFIPGFDLDGKGHPNFASLVMGHRLYQSAASKTFRPDRKEAAKLLDEIRQHMHHANRTWLESVRRHLTKTLLDGIIEASNKSKLQSFLSHPVPECSCLRRDSFEVSKNSSSPSTSQLWKALSVTRRCPAWMDSGPISLSKDKENEEVVDEDDSVSELFFRESAENHEGDAEVNNKEENQFEDQEDEGGDR; this is encoded by the exons ATGCCTGAGATCCAATCAACAACCAGCAGCAAGGGAATAAG CTCTCAGTTCAAGAGTTTTGCATACCTATATAATGAAGAGCAATTTGTCCTATCATTAGCAAAAGACATCACTGTTGTAAGAACTCTTCCAAAAGAACTAAAAGGTGcaaggagaaagaaagagataccTGTCTTTAGAGTACCATATTCAGCATcacctttttattattttcatcatgttctCCCTGTATTAAAGTCACATTCGGTGGTTGAACTAGTTGTTTCAGAAGGTGGATGCTTGAAG GCCACTCTTCCTCCCGATTTTGAAGAATATCAAAGGTTGAGATGCAGAGTATCTTTTCACGCTCTTAAGTTTCGACAAGAAGTCCAGGAACTTTCTGCTAAGATTTTGCAGAG GTTACGAGCTCCTGGCCGTCCATTCATTGCATTTGACCCTGGCATGACTAGAGAATCTTTAGCATATCATGGTTGTGCTGAACTGTTCCAG GATGTACATACTGAACTTATTCAACACAAACGGTCTTGGATGATTAAACGTGGAATTGTCAAGGGGAAGCTTTCAATCAACTCGGCCGAAGAAAGACTAAAAGGCTCCTGTCCTTTAATGCCTGAGGAG ATTGGTACGCTTCTGCGTGCATATGGATACTCAAGGGATACGATTATATATGTATCTGGGGGAGAAGTCTTTGGTGGACAAAGGACATTGATCCCTCTTCATGCTATGTTCGAAAATGTTATTGATAGAACTTCTCTAAGCACTCCTTGGGAGATGATTAGGCTCTATGGGCAAGAGGTGAAGCTTGTTGATACTCCTGGACCACCACCTTTCACTGAAGAAGTAACAAAACGTGCAGCTTGGAAAAATGCAGGTCCACGTCCTCGCCCGCTTCCTCCGCCTCCAGCGAGGCCGAAATCATACAACATAGAAGGTTGGTGGGGTTGGGTTGCTGAGAGTGATAACGAGCCTGATAGTACAGTTATGGAACTGAGGACCAATGCCCATAAATTACTATGGGAGGCTATTGATTATGTGATTTGTGTTGAAGCTGATGTATTCATCCCTGGATTTGACCTTGACGGTAAGGGGCATCCAAATTTTGCTAGCTTGGTGATGGGCCACAGGCTATATCAGTCAGCAGCATCAAAGACATTTAGACCTGACAG AAAGGAAGCTGCTAAACTTCTAGATGAGATTCGGCAGCACATGCATCATGCAAACCGTACATGGTTAGAATCAGTTCGCAGGCATTTGACAAAAACATTACTTGATGGAATTATAGAAGCATCAAATAAATCAAAGCTACAATCCTTTCTCTCTCATCCAGTACCTGAATGCTCTTGTCTCCGGCGTGACTCCTTTGAAGTATCAAAGAATTCTTCTAGCCCTTCAACTTCCCAATTATGGAAAGCTCTCAGTGTCACTCGCCGGTGTCCCGCATGGATGGACAGCGGTCCAATTTCTCTATCGAAAGATAAGGAAAATGAAGAGGTTGTAGATGAGGATGATTCTGTATCCGAGTTATTCTTTAGAGAAAGTGCTGAAAATCATGAAGGTGATGCAGAAGTGAacaataaagaagaaaatcaatttgagGATCAAGAAGATGAGGGTGGGGATAGGTGA
- the LOC114183489 gene encoding transcription factor BIM2, protein MARSAKGHQDELEDDEEEEFLTANTSASLNKVKVDEPSTGKRGNTHRSKHSETEQRRRSKINERFQVLRDLIPQNDQKRDKASFLLEVIEYIQFLQEKLQIYEQSYEGWSQEPTKLIPWRNHHGHAENTTDPSQTIQNGSVDEKNNSASPLFPGNVPNPMESDFSMMTVQKGHVPGSSTEAVPLTMQMRLDMFDPVVSSGMATQHLQESVSNVDMHSHTQPQLWLDKSNKGNYILPHDSTMKEPEELVIESGSDSISSAYSQGILDTLTQVLQSSGVDMSQTNLSVQIDVGRRANAGLVPSPYSSKVHENQFVSNPAISVSGVDYCNIESEQSSKRLRQEAS, encoded by the exons ATGGCTAGGTCTGCAAAAGGGCATCAAGATGAATTGGAAGacgatgaagaagaagaattccTAACTGCAAACACCTCTGCCTCTCTCAACAAag TAAAGGTGGACGAACCCAGCACGGGGAAGAGGGGGAATACGCATCGTTCGAAGCATTCAGAGACTGAGCAACGTAGAAGGAGCAAGATTAATGAAAG GTTTCAAGTTCTGAGAGATCTCATACCTCAAAATGATCAAAAAAGAGACAAGGCATCCTTCTTGTTGGAG gttATCGAGTATATTCAGTTCCTACAGGAAAAGTTACAAATTTATGAGCAGTCTTATGAAGGATGGAGTCAGGAGCCAACGAAGCTAATTCCATGG AGAAATCATCACGGGCATGCTGAAAATACTACAGATCCTTCTCAAACTATACAAAATGGGTCTGTTGATGAGAAAAATAACAGTGCCTCTCCACTGTTTCCCGGAAATGTACCGAACCCTATGGAGTCTGACTTCTCAATGATGACTGTTCAGAAGGGCCACGTCCCTGGTTCATCAACAGAAGCAGTTCCCCTGACCATGCAAATGCGATTGGACATGTTTGATCCAGTTGTTAGCAGTGGTATGGCAACCCAACATCTTCAGGAATCTGTTTCTAACGTTGACATGCATTCCCACACCCAGCCACAATTGTGGCTTGATAAATCAAACAAGGGCAACTATATTCTTCCACATGATAGTACAATGAAGGAACCGGAGGAGCTAGTGATTGAATCTGGATCAGATAGCATTTCTAGTGCCTATTCTCAAGG AATTTTAGACACTCTCACGCAAGTGCTACAGTCTTCCGGGGTAGATATGTCCCAGACTAATCTTTCGGTGCAAATTGATGTTGGTAGACGAGCAAATGCTGGGTTGGTCCCCTCTCCATATAGTTCAAAG GTTCATGAAAATCAATTTGTGAGCAATCCAGCAATATCAGTTTCTGGAGTTGATTACTGCAATATTGAATCCGAACAAAGTTCAAAGAGGCTCAGACAAGAAGCAAGCTAG